In the genome of Paenibacillus pabuli, one region contains:
- a CDS encoding TetR/AcrR family transcriptional regulator: MGRAKEFDTESVLRKATAVFGAYGYEGTSLTVLLNELGIARQSLYDTYGTKHDLFVSALKFYIQQKTESGIQLLDECTSVRQGLEQLFNEVVNVLTDEVRRNECFIINSAVEQAPQNHEIAEFIQDNNKRMEDILLAALIRGHQNGEFHHAKDELPGIARFLNYSRLSLTFTAKSGASTEVLRELVNTTLRVMN; encoded by the coding sequence TTGGGAAGAGCCAAGGAGTTTGACACGGAAAGTGTTCTGCGGAAAGCAACGGCTGTATTCGGAGCCTATGGTTATGAGGGTACTTCGTTGACCGTACTCCTGAATGAGCTTGGTATCGCCCGACAAAGTCTGTATGACACCTATGGAACCAAGCATGATTTATTTGTCTCTGCCCTGAAATTTTATATTCAGCAGAAAACAGAGTCGGGAATTCAGCTATTGGATGAATGCACCAGTGTACGGCAGGGTCTGGAACAACTCTTCAACGAAGTTGTTAACGTATTGACGGACGAAGTACGTCGCAATGAATGTTTTATCATCAATAGCGCCGTTGAACAGGCACCCCAAAATCACGAAATTGCCGAGTTTATTCAAGACAACAACAAGCGAATGGAAGATATTTTACTTGCGGCGCTAATACGTGGACATCAAAACGGCGAATTTCACCATGCCAAGGATGAATTGCCCGGTATTGCCCGTTTTCTGAATTATTCCCGCCTGTCATTGACCTTTACGGCCAAGAGCGGTGCCAGTACAGAAGTGCTGCGGGAGCTAGTGAATACGACATTAAGAGTTATGAATTAA
- a CDS encoding nuclear transport factor 2 family protein, producing MTHSYQVEADNDMPRRIMHGFTQLLLDGELDKWVELYATEAVFEFPYSPPGFPKKLEGKAAIANHVQDLLRMIEIQQFSEPVILADHAKQQFVAEFTCLGRSLVTGKPYNQTYISVVSHQNGKITNYKDYWNPMVILESDLGGKENDQR from the coding sequence ATGACACATTCTTATCAGGTGGAAGCAGACAATGATATGCCACGACGCATTATGCATGGATTTACTCAATTGCTGCTGGATGGAGAGCTGGATAAGTGGGTGGAGCTATATGCAACAGAAGCTGTCTTTGAATTTCCCTATTCCCCGCCAGGGTTCCCTAAGAAGTTGGAGGGCAAGGCTGCAATTGCGAATCATGTACAGGATCTTCTGAGGATGATTGAAATCCAGCAGTTTTCTGAACCAGTAATCTTGGCTGATCACGCGAAACAACAGTTCGTGGCCGAGTTCACTTGTTTGGGGCGGTCTCTGGTCACAGGCAAACCGTATAACCAAACCTACATCTCTGTAGTGAGCCATCAGAACGGCAAAATTACAAATTATAAAGATTATTGGAATCCAATGGTCATACTCGAATCGGACTTGGGAGGAAAAGAAAATGATCAACGATAA
- a CDS encoding leucine-rich repeat domain-containing protein — translation MDITRDFTDERFKQWVLAHFCDDRGTIQSSDIDTVTSLSLTNQKLSSLAGLEHFRMLEELDCSNNQLTVLEISRNPYLKSLIGKENQLLSLDLSANLELEILDCSFNRLRALDVSNNRKLVKLECHWNMLSRLNLDHNPSLKELSCSYNAFFTLELHHNKLLERLECSNNYISHLDVSSCMNLLEIRCNHNHLTELDTCNNPKLESVRCFNNHISKLDFSQNKQLQELYCSENKLTELNSELHSRLDRIQFGNNLIIEPDISVSGVGIFQYDVSMSYYTATLTYKGQDLVVTTDASTKVAMDQLSPVIEEAWEQFDELCERTLQVIGNAHPDEDVNGLILADVVFQEGGCLRVGYDAGDTPAGRLYLYAAFNGKLEISDELIYETY, via the coding sequence ATGGATATTACCCGGGATTTTACGGACGAACGCTTCAAGCAATGGGTGCTGGCCCATTTCTGTGACGATCGAGGAACCATTCAGTCAAGTGATATCGATACCGTTACATCACTGTCACTAACAAATCAAAAACTTTCAAGTCTGGCGGGATTAGAACATTTCAGAATGCTGGAAGAGCTGGATTGTTCGAATAATCAATTAACCGTGCTGGAAATAAGCCGTAATCCATACCTGAAATCACTGATTGGCAAGGAGAATCAACTCCTGTCGCTGGATTTGAGTGCAAATTTGGAGCTGGAAATTCTGGATTGCAGCTTTAACCGGCTTCGAGCTTTGGATGTAAGCAACAACCGCAAGCTTGTGAAGCTGGAGTGCCATTGGAACATGCTGTCGAGATTGAATCTGGACCATAATCCTTCTTTGAAAGAGCTTAGCTGTAGCTATAACGCATTTTTTACGCTAGAACTGCATCACAATAAGCTGCTGGAACGGCTCGAGTGCTCGAACAATTACATATCACATCTGGATGTCTCAAGCTGCATGAACTTGCTGGAAATCCGGTGCAATCATAATCATCTAACCGAACTGGATACGTGTAACAATCCAAAATTGGAAAGCGTAAGGTGTTTTAATAACCACATCTCGAAGTTGGATTTCAGTCAGAATAAGCAGCTTCAGGAGCTTTATTGCTCGGAAAATAAACTAACCGAGCTGAATTCTGAGCTTCACTCCAGATTGGATCGAATCCAGTTTGGGAACAACCTGATCATTGAACCGGACATTAGCGTTTCAGGGGTAGGAATCTTTCAGTATGATGTTTCGATGTCATACTATACAGCTACCTTGACGTACAAGGGACAAGATCTTGTCGTTACTACGGATGCTTCAACGAAAGTAGCTATGGATCAGTTGTCTCCAGTGATCGAAGAGGCCTGGGAACAGTTCGACGAATTATGTGAACGAACGCTGCAGGTTATAGGTAATGCCCATCCGGACGAGGATGTAAATGGATTGATTCTGGCTGATGTGGTATTTCAGGAAGGTGGTTGCTTAAGGGTAGGTTATGATGCAGGTGATACACCTGCTGGAAGGCTCTATCTGTATGCTGCGTTTAACGGAAAATTGGAAATTTCTGATGAGCTTATCTATGAAACGTATTAA
- a CDS encoding AraC family transcriptional regulator, whose translation MEFHLEHLPTSRIAYVRQMGPYGPANSQAMETLKTWARSKDLLTRSTILFGIPQDNPETTLPSQCRYDACIVISEDYCLDESTPQLEEAELPGGQYLVCKVKHTAEDVKQAWTEIFPYLQSNGCTMDNKPILERYTGDLLLLDFCEICVPIQSL comes from the coding sequence ATGGAATTCCACCTTGAGCACCTGCCAACATCCAGAATTGCTTATGTACGACAAATGGGTCCGTATGGTCCTGCTAACAGCCAAGCGATGGAAACATTAAAGACCTGGGCAAGATCTAAAGACCTTCTTACAAGGTCGACGATCTTGTTCGGCATTCCGCAGGATAACCCGGAAACCACCCTCCCCTCTCAATGCAGGTATGATGCTTGTATTGTCATCTCTGAGGATTACTGCCTGGATGAGTCGACTCCCCAACTTGAAGAAGCTGAACTTCCTGGCGGTCAATATCTGGTTTGCAAAGTCAAGCATACAGCAGAAGATGTGAAACAAGCCTGGACCGAGATTTTCCCGTATTTGCAGAGCAATGGCTGTACCATGGACAACAAACCCATTTTGGAAAGGTACACGGGTGATCTCCTACTTTTAGATTTTTGCGAAATATGTGTACCCATACAGTCTCTATAA
- a CDS encoding iron-sulfur cluster biosynthesis family protein: MHIQITDLAAARLTESLNDQPGYFKVIYDLEGCGCNGVIAILIVDEPEALDVQIETNLVPFYVDPKQQLNLEQHMKLDTEPNYPSFKLSSDSGVLSSNIRVRDARTVAVGSSGNSVSCEL, translated from the coding sequence ATGCATATTCAAATTACAGATTTGGCTGCGGCGCGATTGACTGAAAGTCTGAATGACCAGCCCGGATATTTTAAAGTGATTTATGACTTGGAAGGGTGTGGTTGTAATGGAGTTATCGCCATACTAATCGTTGATGAACCCGAAGCTCTGGATGTACAAATTGAAACCAATCTGGTGCCATTCTATGTGGATCCGAAGCAGCAGTTAAACCTGGAGCAGCACATGAAGCTGGACACGGAACCAAACTATCCTTCCTTCAAATTAAGCAGTGATTCCGGCGTTCTTAGCAGCAATATCCGTGTTCGCGATGCTCGTACAGTGGCTGTTGGAAGTTCCGGTAATTCGGTTTCGTGCGAGCTGTAA
- a CDS encoding aminopeptidase: protein MSNFEQTFEKSLEQYAELVVKVGVNIQKGQDLLVTAPIETLEFTRLIVQKAYAAGANYVQVDFDDDDITRSRFQHGSDDSFDYYPAWKAEMMEKFAEAGGATLTIKVPDPELYKGINSDNVSRATKAAAHARRGYSKYTRNHEISWCLIKAPTKAWANKVFADIPEEDRINVMWETIFKMNRVDGGDAVQNWRKHLDTLNAMSDLLNKKNYKSLHYRAPGTDLKIELVNNHIWGGGGSENKQGVYTVANMPTEEVFTMPKRSGVNGFVSSTMPLNLNGQLVDQMRITFKDGQVVAFTAASGEEHLKNLFATDEGARYLGEVALVPHDSPISNLNRIFYNTGIDENASCHLAVGSAYPFNMKDGTTMSNEELLKHECNVSLTHVDFMIGSAELDIDGELQDGTVEPVFRKGNWAF, encoded by the coding sequence ATGAGTAATTTTGAACAAACCTTTGAAAAATCGTTGGAACAATACGCAGAGCTGGTTGTCAAAGTCGGCGTAAATATTCAGAAAGGGCAGGATCTGCTCGTAACGGCGCCCATTGAAACTTTGGAATTCACCCGTTTGATCGTGCAAAAAGCGTATGCGGCTGGCGCCAACTATGTACAGGTTGATTTTGATGACGACGATATTACACGCAGTCGTTTCCAACATGGCTCTGATGATAGCTTCGATTATTACCCGGCCTGGAAGGCGGAAATGATGGAGAAGTTTGCAGAAGCAGGTGGCGCTACCCTTACGATCAAAGTACCTGACCCTGAATTGTACAAAGGCATTAATTCCGACAATGTTTCGCGTGCAACCAAAGCGGCGGCTCATGCACGACGCGGTTATTCAAAATATACACGTAACCACGAGATTAGCTGGTGTCTGATCAAAGCGCCAACCAAGGCGTGGGCTAACAAAGTGTTTGCCGACATTCCTGAGGAAGACCGCATTAACGTGATGTGGGAAACCATCTTCAAAATGAACCGTGTCGATGGTGGAGACGCAGTGCAGAACTGGAGAAAACATCTGGACACCCTGAACGCCATGAGTGATTTGCTGAACAAAAAAAACTATAAGAGCCTGCACTACCGCGCACCAGGAACGGATTTGAAAATTGAGCTTGTCAACAACCACATCTGGGGTGGCGGCGGTAGCGAAAACAAGCAAGGTGTGTATACCGTTGCGAACATGCCGACAGAAGAAGTATTTACAATGCCAAAGCGCAGTGGAGTCAACGGATTTGTCAGCAGCACCATGCCGCTGAACCTGAATGGACAACTTGTAGACCAGATGAGAATTACGTTTAAGGATGGACAAGTCGTTGCGTTTACAGCAGCTTCGGGTGAAGAGCATCTGAAAAACCTGTTTGCCACCGATGAAGGTGCACGTTATCTTGGCGAAGTGGCCTTGGTACCGCATGATTCCCCAATTTCCAACTTGAATCGTATTTTCTATAATACCGGCATAGATGAGAATGCATCTTGTCACCTGGCTGTCGGAAGTGCATATCCATTTAACATGAAAGATGGTACGACGATGTCCAATGAGGAATTGCTGAAACATGAATGCAACGTCAGTCTAACCCATGTGGACTTTATGATTGGCTCTGCAGAGCTCGACATTGATGGTGAACTGCAGGATGGTACGGTGGAACCTGTATTCCGTAAAGGGAACTGGGCATTTTAA
- a CDS encoding M15 family metallopeptidase, which translates to MKSFTRKSIVSTILIGSIVAGSAFTTLPFTKELNPVASAASSSFTQFLHDNAPGRTIKTSSSGLATVTNLSSTVVLVNKKRNLPSTYAPQDLVVPNIPFSFSGSSPKKQMRKVAATAIEKLFAAAKKDGIDIKAVSGYRSYATQKSIFDRNASIKGEAVANKTSARPGQSEHQTGLAMDISSASAGYDLQQSFGNTKEGKWLKANAHKYGFIIRYGKDQEKLTGYSYEPWHVRYVGVYIAGEITSQNLTLEQYLERSK; encoded by the coding sequence ATGAAATCTTTTACACGTAAATCCATCGTATCTACGATACTTATAGGTTCTATCGTAGCGGGCTCAGCATTCACAACGCTGCCCTTCACTAAGGAACTGAATCCAGTTGCCTCTGCTGCCAGCTCCAGCTTCACTCAATTCCTGCACGATAATGCTCCTGGGCGCACAATCAAAACGAGCAGCAGCGGTCTGGCAACGGTAACGAATCTATCAAGCACGGTTGTGCTGGTGAATAAAAAGAGAAACTTGCCATCTACCTATGCTCCTCAAGATCTGGTTGTTCCTAACATTCCATTCAGTTTCTCCGGCTCCAGTCCGAAAAAACAAATGCGTAAAGTGGCTGCTACCGCGATTGAGAAGTTATTCGCAGCAGCAAAAAAAGACGGCATTGATATTAAAGCCGTGTCCGGCTATCGATCTTATGCCACGCAGAAATCCATTTTTGACCGTAATGCAAGTATCAAAGGTGAAGCGGTTGCCAATAAAACCAGTGCCCGTCCCGGCCAGAGTGAACATCAGACCGGTCTTGCAATGGATATCTCCAGCGCATCAGCGGGATATGATTTGCAACAAAGCTTTGGAAACACCAAGGAAGGCAAATGGCTGAAAGCCAATGCACATAAATATGGATTCATCATTCGTTATGGCAAAGATCAGGAGAAACTGACAGGCTACTCTTATGAGCCATGGCATGTGCGTTATGTGGGCGTATATATTGCTGGGGAAATTACGAGCCAAAACCTTACACTCGAACAGTACCTGGAGCGGTCAAAATAA
- a CDS encoding ABC transporter ATP-binding protein, giving the protein MIQFENVSKQYPDGTHALRQVNLNINRGELFVMIGPSGCGKTTMLKMINRLIERTDGTVRINERPIDEYNIHELRWNIGYVLQQIALFPHMTIAENIAVVPELRKWKSEQIKERVHTLLNMVGLKGTTYSDRKPAELSGGQQQRIGVLRALAADPEIVLMDEPFSALDPMSREKLQDDILDIQRQMKKTIVFVTHDIQEAMKLGDRICIMKDGQVVQVGTPEELIQQPANAFVRDFVGSPCPDMNSQSVSGEGNPMYGLQKSAGEHEGLTSLFDLESIMSPLAPGHVPKSAKTAVSASISLTDLLDIMSSHDHLLVERDRQIIGEVSRADLIRYWSGQLQERGEGHE; this is encoded by the coding sequence ATGATTCAGTTCGAAAATGTATCCAAACAATACCCTGATGGAACCCATGCTCTGCGTCAGGTTAATCTCAACATTAATAGGGGAGAGCTGTTCGTCATGATTGGTCCGAGCGGTTGTGGCAAAACCACCATGCTTAAAATGATCAATCGCCTGATCGAGCGCACAGACGGGACCGTACGGATTAACGAACGGCCCATTGACGAATATAACATTCATGAATTGCGCTGGAATATCGGATATGTACTGCAACAGATTGCTTTGTTCCCGCATATGACGATCGCCGAGAATATTGCGGTTGTTCCTGAACTTCGAAAATGGAAGTCAGAGCAAATCAAGGAACGCGTACATACGTTGCTGAACATGGTTGGACTGAAAGGTACCACATACAGTGATCGCAAGCCTGCTGAGCTATCCGGTGGACAACAGCAGAGAATCGGTGTATTGCGCGCACTCGCTGCGGATCCCGAAATTGTACTGATGGATGAACCGTTCAGTGCACTTGACCCGATGAGCCGCGAGAAATTGCAGGACGATATTCTGGATATCCAGCGTCAGATGAAGAAAACGATTGTATTTGTTACTCATGATATTCAGGAAGCGATGAAGCTGGGCGATCGCATCTGTATCATGAAGGATGGGCAAGTGGTGCAGGTGGGTACCCCGGAAGAACTGATCCAGCAGCCTGCCAATGCATTTGTACGTGACTTTGTTGGCAGTCCCTGTCCGGATATGAATTCACAGTCAGTGTCTGGTGAAGGCAACCCGATGTATGGATTACAAAAGTCCGCTGGTGAACATGAAGGTTTGACTTCATTATTTGATCTTGAATCGATCATGTCACCACTCGCACCTGGGCATGTGCCGAAGTCAGCCAAAACGGCAGTTTCCGCATCAATCTCGCTGACAGATCTTTTGGATATCATGTCTTCCCATGACCATTTACTGGTTGAGAGAGACCGTCAGATTATAGGCGAGGTCAGTCGAGCCGATCTGATCCGCTACTGGTCCGGTCAGTTGCAGGAACGGGGTGAAGGACATGAGTAG
- a CDS encoding NAD(P)H-binding protein, translated as MNDKPLTLITGASGKTGSRVAAMLRKNQYPVRLAGRKQPFSTDSGDDHVYFDWYDSTTYGSALKNVDHVYLVVPLMDMNPETVMIPFIKEALWSGVKRFVLLGSASVDEDGPIFGKVHQCLKELAPEWAVLQPSYFMENFTEGQHRETMKQLGKIYSAAGDGKIGFVSADDIAAVAFHALTDLVPHNTAHIITGPETFSYGQVADIISRILDQPIQHVSLSDEELRISMIRAGMAEDYATILAGLDVFIREEAREDQTTDTVLKVTGQSPLSLEQFIRQHMQGWE; from the coding sequence ATCAACGATAAACCTTTAACACTGATTACGGGAGCGAGTGGAAAGACAGGAAGCCGCGTTGCGGCCATGCTTCGGAAAAATCAATATCCGGTACGTCTGGCAGGGAGAAAACAGCCATTCTCTACTGATTCTGGCGATGATCATGTCTATTTTGATTGGTATGATTCTACCACTTATGGTTCAGCGCTGAAAAATGTGGATCATGTGTACCTTGTCGTACCACTCATGGACATGAACCCGGAAACCGTAATGATTCCGTTCATCAAGGAAGCGTTATGGAGCGGCGTTAAACGATTCGTCCTGCTTGGCAGTGCTTCCGTTGATGAAGACGGGCCTATATTCGGCAAAGTACATCAATGCTTGAAAGAACTTGCTCCCGAGTGGGCTGTACTACAGCCTTCCTATTTTATGGAGAACTTTACGGAGGGACAGCATCGGGAGACGATGAAGCAGCTTGGGAAAATCTACAGTGCTGCTGGAGACGGTAAAATTGGCTTTGTCAGCGCAGACGATATCGCAGCAGTTGCTTTTCATGCTTTGACAGATCTTGTCCCCCATAATACAGCTCATATCATTACGGGGCCAGAAACGTTTTCCTATGGGCAGGTTGCAGACATCATTAGCCGCATTTTGGATCAGCCCATACAGCATGTGTCTTTGTCCGATGAAGAATTGAGGATCAGCATGATTCGGGCGGGGATGGCAGAAGACTACGCAACGATTCTGGCTGGATTGGATGTATTCATCCGGGAGGAAGCCAGAGAAGACCAAACGACGGATACGGTGCTGAAAGTCACGGGGCAAAGCCCCCTTTCTTTGGAGCAATTTATTAGGCAGCATATGCAAGGATGGGAATGA
- the opuFB gene encoding osmoprotectant update ABC transporter permease/substrate-binding subunit OpuFB (The ABC transporter OpuF is widely distributed in Bacillus species other than B. subtilis. OpuFA is the ATP-binding subunit, while OpuFB is a fusion of permease and substrate-binding subunits.), translated as MSRFTEVFSERKGQLLSALFEHIQISFIALFFAVLIAIPLGIYLTRKPRVAEPIIGVTAVLQTIPSLALLGLLIPLFGIGTLPAIIALVVYALLPVLRNTYTGISEVDPSMIEAANAMGMNSRQRLTKVELPLAMPVIMAGIRTAMVLIVGTATLAALIGAGGLGELILLGIDRNDTALIILGAIPAALLAILFDVLLRQFQRLSFKRTLVTLGTLALVAVLVIAIPWLSRGGQKDLVIAGKLGAEPEILINMYKLLIEKDTDLKVELKPGLGKTAFLFNALKSGDIDIYPEFTGTAISEFMKKTAVSTDRTEVYEQARDGMLSQFNMVLLKPMDYNNTYTLAVPQKVADQYNLKTISDLKSVQQQIKAGFTLEFSDREDGYVGIQKKYGIKFPNVATMEPKLRYSAVQRGDINLLDAYSTDSELRQYKLVVLEDDQELFPPYQGAPMLRKETEDQYPQLVEVLNQLAGRITDDEMRQMNYEVNVNGAGAEQVATDYLQKAGLL; from the coding sequence ATGAGTAGATTTACGGAGGTGTTCAGCGAGCGTAAGGGACAGTTACTATCAGCTCTCTTTGAGCATATTCAGATCTCATTTATCGCGTTGTTCTTTGCAGTTCTAATCGCTATCCCGCTTGGCATTTATCTGACACGCAAACCGAGAGTAGCTGAGCCGATTATTGGGGTTACAGCTGTATTGCAGACGATCCCGTCCCTGGCCCTTCTTGGCTTGCTCATACCGTTATTCGGTATCGGCACACTTCCTGCGATTATCGCGCTTGTAGTGTATGCCCTTCTTCCTGTACTGCGTAACACGTATACAGGCATATCCGAAGTCGATCCTTCCATGATCGAGGCAGCGAATGCCATGGGTATGAACAGTCGTCAACGTCTTACCAAAGTAGAGCTCCCGCTAGCGATGCCTGTCATTATGGCAGGGATTCGAACCGCCATGGTTCTGATTGTGGGTACAGCAACGCTTGCTGCCCTGATTGGCGCAGGTGGTCTGGGTGAACTGATTTTGCTTGGCATCGACCGAAACGATACAGCTTTAATTATTCTGGGAGCCATTCCGGCTGCATTGCTGGCCATTTTGTTTGATGTGCTGCTCCGTCAGTTCCAACGTTTATCGTTCAAGAGAACGCTGGTCACTCTCGGAACACTCGCTCTGGTGGCCGTTCTGGTAATCGCGATTCCCTGGCTCTCCCGTGGTGGGCAAAAGGATCTGGTCATTGCAGGCAAGCTGGGTGCAGAACCGGAGATTCTCATTAATATGTACAAATTGCTCATTGAAAAGGATACCGATCTGAAGGTTGAATTGAAACCAGGATTGGGGAAAACCGCATTTTTGTTCAATGCATTGAAATCAGGTGATATTGATATTTATCCGGAATTTACGGGTACGGCGATATCGGAATTTATGAAGAAAACCGCAGTCAGCACAGATCGCACAGAAGTGTATGAACAAGCAAGAGACGGAATGTTGAGCCAGTTCAATATGGTTCTTTTGAAGCCAATGGATTACAACAATACGTATACATTGGCTGTGCCTCAGAAGGTTGCGGATCAGTATAATCTGAAGACGATATCAGATCTTAAGTCCGTGCAGCAGCAGATTAAGGCGGGATTCACATTGGAATTCTCAGATCGGGAAGACGGCTATGTTGGGATTCAGAAGAAGTACGGCATCAAATTCCCGAATGTGGCCACCATGGAACCGAAACTGCGTTATTCAGCCGTTCAGCGTGGAGATATCAATTTGCTGGATGCTTACTCCACAGACAGTGAACTGAGACAATATAAACTCGTTGTGCTGGAGGATGACCAGGAATTGTTCCCGCCATATCAGGGTGCCCCGATGCTCCGCAAAGAAACGGAAGATCAATATCCGCAGCTGGTGGAGGTACTGAATCAACTGGCAGGCCGGATCACGGACGATGAGATGCGACAAATGAATTACGAAGTGAACGTGAATGGAGCAGGTGCAGAACAAGTTGCAACGGATTATCTGCAAAAAGCAGGTTTACTATAG
- a CDS encoding nitroreductase family protein yields MSELENLVKNRRSAVIFEEGIEIPESELQEMFALNKFAPSAFNLQHTHYLVLTDPAQKEKVYEASQQYKVKTASAVIVVLGDVNAHHHIRTINEGLLNLGALTPFQYEQESQSVTEFYETRGRFFQREDAIRNASLSAMQLMLIAQDRGWDTCPMIGFDPEELQRSLDIPDHYVPAMLITIGKKSEAKQRPRGYRKPINEYVSFNRMHAE; encoded by the coding sequence ATGAGTGAATTGGAGAATCTAGTCAAAAACCGTAGGTCGGCCGTTATTTTTGAAGAAGGAATTGAGATTCCAGAGTCAGAACTGCAAGAAATGTTTGCCTTGAACAAATTTGCACCTTCCGCCTTTAACCTGCAACATACGCACTATCTTGTGTTGACGGACCCGGCACAGAAAGAAAAAGTGTATGAAGCTTCCCAGCAATACAAAGTAAAAACAGCCTCTGCCGTCATCGTGGTATTGGGCGATGTTAACGCACACCATCACATCCGCACAATCAATGAAGGTCTGCTGAACCTTGGTGCGTTGACTCCCTTCCAATACGAGCAGGAATCGCAGAGTGTTACCGAATTTTATGAAACGCGTGGAAGGTTCTTCCAACGGGAAGATGCGATTCGCAATGCAAGCCTTTCAGCGATGCAATTGATGCTGATCGCTCAGGATCGTGGTTGGGACACCTGCCCCATGATTGGCTTCGACCCGGAAGAGTTGCAGCGTAGCTTGGATATTCCTGATCATTATGTACCTGCCATGCTAATTACAATCGGCAAAAAATCAGAAGCCAAACAACGTCCGCGCGGATACCGCAAACCGATTAATGAATATGTCAGCTTCAATAGAATGCATGCCGAATAA